CCCTCCCCCGTCAAGGGGGAGGGAACCTATATTGACCGCAACTACTTTGTTATTCCATAATTATGACGGATTTCTTATGCCTGCATAATATCATCACTACCTTATTTCAAGCCACCTCATGGTTGTTTTCCTATAATTTTTACCCACTCACTTCCACGAAGACCCTTTATTTGAATGTTTGAAATATAATCTGCATTGACAAAGCAAAATCGGGCTGTTATCCTGAACAAAGTAAGCTCCCCAGGACAGTAACTTTTCACTATTTTCATTCACCATTGTAAGTCAGAGGCTTTAAGCGAAGGTTGTTACCAACTTTTATACAGAAAGGAAGTGAGTACCATGAAAAGAGTATTCGTTGTACTTTTTGCTGTACTTATTGTTTCTGCTATAGCAGTCCCTTCAATAGCTAAGGACAAAGGAAAGATGGACAGCGGGATGATGTCTGGCGACAGGCAGATGATGTGGAAGGAGCATCATGAGATGATAAATAACATGATGTCCATGATGAAGGATTTGATGGGTATGATGAAAGAGATTACCCATCAGGCCACTTCTGAGCAGAAAAAGAAACTCGATGACATGATGATGAAGATGGACAACATGATGACTAAGAACAATGATATGATGATGAAGATGAAAGATAAGATGATGATGGATAAGAAAGATAAAAAGGATGATTATTAAATACCATAATAAGGGGATTTATTTTTTTATATCATGAAAAATAAATCCCCTTTTTTTAGGGGTTCATGATAAACATGATGTTTATCCGGACATATTCCCTATAGCTTGCAAATACCTTTTTAACATAATCCCTTGTCTCTCTGTAAGGAATATCCTCAATAAACTCGTCGAGTTCAAACCCGGCTCGTTCTTTGATCCATTTCGTGACTGCATTAGGACCGGCGTTGTAACTTGCGATTGCATAGATAATATTTCCGTTGAACCTTTTTATGAGGTCAGCAAAAAACTTTGCACCGAGTGAGATATTAAATTCAGGGTCAAACATGGTATGCCTTTCAACGCTGTCTCCGTTCTTAATTGCAGATGCGGTCTTTGGCATTACCTGCATCAGGCCGATTGCCCCTGAAGGAGAAACCGCCTCATTATTAAACCAGCTCTCTTCCCTGATAAGTGCAAAAAGGAGAAATGGGTCTAACTTATTTTCTCCCGCATATTTATTAACAAAGGTACTATAACCATCAGGATACATCAACCTCCATAGGATGGGATTCTCCTCACTTTCACTATATACATTCTCTTTTGAAAAATTTGTGTAGAGAACGCTGAGTGCGGAATTATATTCTTCGGATTGATATAGGAGTGATGAGAGTAATAGTGCCATCTCCTTGTCTTTTTCGTCTTTTAACTCCGGTTGAATCCAGCGAACCTCTTCAACAGCCTCATCTTTGAAGCCGAGGTAGAGGAGGAGTTTGATCTTGGAGTCAATAGTAGAAGAATATGTTTGAAGTGATTCACTCGAAAACACCGCCGGCGGGGTTGGAAAACACCGCCTATCCATTTCTATTAGGATAGGCGGGACATTCCTGTCCCTATCCGTTTCTACGAGGATAGGCGGGACATTCTTGTCCCGCTGATTTTCTTGGCCCTTTGTGAGCGACTCACTCATGGACGTTTCATTTGAAAATCCTCCTTGCACGGCCGCACACTTTCCATCAATCTTCCCTTCAGCAATGAAACAATAAAACGACCCCTTATACTTGTTGCAAAGATGACATAAGGTATTTCCCATACCGGCTCCGTTACCCGTTGTTTCAAAGACCCTTGCCTTCCAGTATAGGGTTTTAGGGATATTCGCAGCATTCTCCTTACCATTATTAAGTATTGAATCAAATATTTTAATTGCCTTTGGGAATTTCTTTTCCTTATAAAGAAGCCACCCCTTGGCCCACCGGCTGTCTAAGGCATAACTGCTATGCGGGTATTCTCTGATAATCCTGTCAAGGTATCTGAATGAGGTATCAATATCCTTCTTCTCTGCCCCATTCTTTTCTGCATAGTACATCCCTAACCTGTACATCACCTCAGGTCTCTTCTCTTTATCCCTGAAAGACCTGATGTATGTCTTACTTGCCTTTACAAACGCCGCCTCTTTATCTTCTCTGAGATAATTACGCCCAAGTGAATACAACACCTCACCTGTCCTCTTATCATCAGGATAGTTATTCATAAAGAATTCTAATGCACCTTCTGCCTCACTCAACATTCTTGCATTGTA
This DNA window, taken from Nitrospirota bacterium, encodes the following:
- a CDS encoding transglycosylase SLT domain-containing protein, translated to MNIRYFLFLLLSFIFLFSANSYAENDTCTEPYQCLNHAMEVFKAGKTEEAIQLYKDISGRFEGKDQAVIGISSFMAGSLMSQSESESMLSESEGYLERAYSTYPLISDYALFTLAGVHEKQGDYYKAAEFYQKVFTTFPDSLLRKKSLIRAADLYLASGDIEYARGYYEEYLALFHKDKSAPDAVYGIAMSYIMEDNIPTAFTYLKKIWIEYPASRVAWHAKKVMDWLKKEGYTPPVSEYTEFFKRGESLYKTGLYEDAALEFKRFLSYRESFTSGMERDAYFKLSMAYYNARMLSEAEGALEFFMNNYPDDKRTGEVLYSLGRNYLREDKEAAFVKASKTYIRSFRDKEKRPEVMYRLGMYYAEKNGAEKKDIDTSFRYLDRIIREYPHSSYALDSRWAKGWLLYKEKKFPKAIKIFDSILNNGKENAANIPKTLYWKARVFETTGNGAGMGNTLCHLCNKYKGSFYCFIAEGKIDGKCAAVQGGFSNETSMSESLTKGQENQRDKNVPPILVETDRDRNVPPILIEMDRRCFPTPPAVFSSESLQTYSSTIDSKIKLLLYLGFKDEAVEEVRWIQPELKDEKDKEMALLLSSLLYQSEEYNSALSVLYTNFSKENVYSESEENPILWRLMYPDGYSTFVNKYAGENKLDPFLLFALIREESWFNNEAVSPSGAIGLMQVMPKTASAIKNGDSVERHTMFDPEFNISLGAKFFADLIKRFNGNIIYAIASYNAGPNAVTKWIKERAGFELDEFIEDIPYRETRDYVKKVFASYREYVRINIMFIMNP